ggtttctCCACTGTGTGAACATATTTATGACAATCAAGCTCAGATTGCTTTGGAAAaaatttcccacattcagaacaagaaaaattTTTCACAAATGCGTGGGTTCTAGAATGAAGTTTCAGGTCACGTTGCATTGAAAAACATCTCCCAcactcagaacatgaaaatggtttctcccctgtgtgagtcctttgatgccgAATAAGGCTAgattgagagaaaaaaaatttcccacattcagaacatgataatagtttctcccctgtgtggattctctGATGAGTTTTAAGGAGTGATcggtctgaaaaacatttcccacattcagaacaagaaaatggtttctcctgtgtgtgagtcctttgatgccgATTAAGGTTAGATTGACagtaaaaacatttcccacatacagaacatgaaaatggtttctcccctgtgtggattctctGATGAGTTTTAAGGAGTGATtggtctgaaaaacatttcccacattcagaacaagaaaattgtttctcccctgtgtgggttctctgATGAATTTTAAGGAGTGATtggtctgaaaaacatttcccacattcagaacaagaaaatggtttctcccctgtgtgagtcctttgatgccgATTAAGATTAGATTGACagtaaaaacatttcccacatacagaacatgaaaatggtttctcccctgtgtgggttctctcATGAGTTTTAAGGAGTGATtggtctgaaaaacatttcccacattcagaacaagaaaatggtttctcccctgtgtgagtccttttaTGCCGATTAAGGTTAGCTTGACagtaaaaacatttcccacactcagaacatgaaaatggtttctctcctgtgtgggttctctGATGACTTTTAAGGAGTGATtggtctgaaaaacatttcccacattcagaacaagaaaatggtttctcccgtGTGTGAATCTTTTGATGCCGATTAAGGCTAGATTGAcaggaaaaacatttcccacactcagaacatgaaaatggtttctcccctgtgtgggttctctgATGAGTTTTAAGGTGGGATTGGTCtggaaaacatttcccacattcagaacatgaaaatggtttcaccCCTGTGTGGGTTTTATAATGAATTTTCAGGTTGGACTGGTCTGAAAAATATtccccacattcagaacaagaaaatggtttctcccctgtgtgagtcctttgatgacaatCAAGATCAgattgctttgaaaaacatttcccacattcaatgCAAtggaatggtttctcccctgtatggATTCCATGATGAATTTTAAGGAGTGACTGGTCTGAAAAAGATTTCACActttcagaacatgaaaatggtttctcccctgtgtgggttctataatgaaaGTTCAGGTCAGATTGGTctgagaaacatttcccacactcagaacatgaaaatggtttctcccctgtgtgggttctctgATGAGTTTTAAGGTGGGATtggtctgaaaaacatttcccacataaagaacatgaaaatggtttctcccctgtgtggattctctGATGAGTTTTAAGGTGGGATtggtctgaaaaacatttcccacataaagaacatgaaaatggtttctcccctgtgtggattctctGATGAGTTTTAAGGTGGGATtggtctgaaaaacatttcccacattcagaacaagaaaatggtttctcccctgtgtgagtcctgtgATGCCGATCAAGATGAAATTtgcttgaaaaacatttcccacattctgaacaagaaaatggtttctcccctgtgtgagtcctttcaTGCCGATCAAGATGAAATTTGCTTGAAaaacctttcccacattctgaacaagaaaaaggtttctcccctgtgtgggttctccgACGTTTATTAAAGTCTCTATTAGAATTAAAATGTTTATGATtctcattgcagctgtatttcccacatgatatatattttgttatttcagaTTTATGTGGAGATTGGTGGGAATTTTTATCATAATTATTATCCTTCATTTCTAAgatattcaggctgcaccccatgataggagtaggtgtgtctgttccctgtatctgttctttaaggggattaatgctgcaatctgattggtttcccccttcccatgaagatTTATCCTCTTTAATAACAACTGATATATAATcctctgccgagctgttattcaggctgcaccccatgataggagtaggtgtgtctgttccctgtatctgttctgtaaggggatgaATTCTGTAATACGATTGGATTTCGCCTTCCCATGTAGCCACCTCCTCTTTAATAACAAATGATACATAATTCGCTGGCGAGTTGGTGTTCAGGCTGCAGCCCATGGTGGTAGCTGATTGGTCCGTTCCCGGTGGCTGCTCTGTATTTATGTTGCAGTAATTATGGTCCGTTTCCCATGAATCCGATTCCTCTTCAGTACCACTGGCTGTATCCTTAGGGAAGCCGCTGCTATTCAGGCTCCGCCCCATGAGAGTCGCTGTGTCTGTTCCTTGTGTTCCTTCTGCGAGGGGCTTTTCTTCCTCCCATGAACTCGCCTCCTCTTTAATGACAACCGGTTTATAATcctctgccgagctgttattcaggctccgccccatgataggagtaggtgtgtctgttccctgtatctgttctgtaaggggattaatgctgcaatctgattggtttcccccttcacatgaagccgcctcctctttaatcccattggccggtgggggctgttccgctggagaaacatcagggtttgtgagattcccatcattattacaacataaagttgcttccgtatgtgctgtaacatcgctcccatctttatactcacaggctgctaaagggaaggatagagatcagagatatatctgagggaaataacttgtattttgtcattatttgttttagggaaattatttcatgaaagattcggccTAATACTGAATCTAaattttcatatgcaaaataaaataaggaaGGTTCAAAGAGAACGGGGGGATTTTTacgcttctgtgtttatgtgacaaaaagtcacgtgattttaaggagtCGGATTGGGTTCGGCCAGGAGGTTGGATTCCTGCTGAAAAGCCCAATCCtgcctgaatcctgaaccaaatcctggattcggtgcctcTCTAATTATTCCTGACAATAAGCAAATAGATATAGGGAGCCATAGGGTTAACACTCACTTATggcgggtaagttctgtataaagggcaCATAAAtcccccagtgccccctataAAGACACCCCAAGGCAGGGGAGTTAGGAGATGAAAGTATACAAATATGCTGTATAtgtgaagtataaaatataagcCTAATATGCCATCTTGTAACATCCCAAGGGCCTGACAGTGCTGATTGGCTAAGaacctacatgcactttgctatttgctcaGCTATAACCACAGAGtcacagacagttgtaaaagggggAGTTATATACTGTTGGGATAAGGCAAACTGTCATCTATAAATGGCTGAGACTTTCAGGGACTCactggaagctgttagtgacacatttcagttgctgttctgtgttggtGAAGCTCCCACACGGCTCTGGGTTTGATTAATAAATAACTTGAtatactgagaaccttgtctcaggggcTTGTTGGGTAATAAGGTTCCGGTCGGTCAAAATGAGCCCCATTATTGGGTGACTGTCCCGACGTGGCGCCGACTGCTGGCCAATGGGAGGAACAGAAGTAAGTGACCCTGCAGAAGCCTCTGGGTGAGTATATCTGTTATATGTCGTTTTTATCAACTCTGTTATCTGCCCCCAACATTCTGTCTGTGTCTGATTCTCATAGTAATATCCTTTACATCTTGTATTGGTTACAGTTAAATACAATCCTATACTGAGACAAAGCTAGAATTTAACACAACGAGTGTATGTTGAGAAGAGTCCCTGACTGTTGTGTATACTGTGTGACTGGCGCTGCCCCAAGCTGGGACTTAAGCAGCGAACCATAACCTGGGGGAACCTCGTGCTCCAGTACTGTGTGTGTAATCCCAGTATAACAATCCCGTGTATGAACCGTCCATAAGGGAACTCGTAACTCCATCACGGAGTTCGTATGTGGTCAGGAGTAACTCTGTGGTTTCTGGTTTGAGTCACATGTGCCCATACCCACTAGCCGGACATTGGCAAATACcggccaaaatagggttacacagAATTACAGGGCAAGCACTACAGTCAAGTGTTTTACACACAACTGTGAAGTATAACAGAGAAACTAACGGTAACATTTAAATAAGTTTTTACTGCAGTTGCATAAAATGTACACAACGTACATTACTTCCAAATCAAGCAATAAGGGGCAGGAAGGTGGGTTGGGTTTAATTTAgggcactgacccccaatgaatatATGCTCTGcatatgatagaaaccattactcacccagtgggcggagctgctggggctcctcctcctcctttatcccttccctgtaaagggccttgtttccttttatatactcccactcctccaaggaaaaatagatggaaacatcctcacaccttatggcaacctggcacacacaatgttacagtcatcccccagccagagaaagggattatcatacactgttactaaacaataaggggggattggggggccgcacccacctctccagtcagcagctggatgatgttggagatgagttccaggatcttcttgtcattttccttctgtatgacggagccaggggcatgcagggcccccaaacccacagttgggctcttcttcttagggatgacgtagccctatgtattgagagggagagagaatgatgagtgtgtaacgcagcagagagtccccctttgtacagacagacagtctcttctcactgtgccactcacagtgcccccctcacctctccagtcagcagatagataatctccagtgtgagattcaggattctctccttccgctcctcatttttatccttcttccccatcactgggtcactcgcttcctcccacattcccattggctccttgtgggagggaggggcctggaagtggaattaagcacttacacatttctataggggattattcccagcaatatcccccaaaacaattccaagcagggaatagaataactagtctagccatgggctgaactaccaatcccacaatcccctgttaaacttccctctaatgatgcaatgtctgccaatcaacactttccctttcctgccaagaatgggcccctcagtgcttcccctcaggctgcaggggggccttggtaccaaatgggagaggaattcacttatggtgggtgggttgggcttggagctgccacagaaactgcactgactcagtagcaaagtgtccctgggaatcagctcatgtgttgggaacaacaaggtaacactgctcctttagtgccaccattagtgcagccccgctcccttactcacctctttcccacactgctctgctgcctgtagctgtgagggagggaactgaggagctgggacactcactcattggctgggaggggaatgtgggcgggacagagagcggcaGAGAACAAtcattggatcagtgagcacaagggcgggacacagagttagggacagagggaaaactcacagactgcagagttagggacagagggaaaactcacagactgcagagttagggacagagggaaaactcacagatagTTGTGTAAGTGTAGGAATAACTGAGCTTTTCATGATATTAACCCCTTCAGGGTTGCCAGGCTGATGGTGTTTCTGCCACACTGGGCTAACAGGCTACAGCTCAGGCAGGTTTTCAGTACAAATGCACCAAGGTATGGATTCAGGCTAGTTCTTGGAGCCATTAAACAATATTCCCCAAAACATAAAGTGGTGCAGTCTGTATTGAGATCTCTGCACataacagtttggggggggggggggctctgcaggtttgtagtttggaaactcacCAATGTTCCCTTTTCCCACCTAGTGTACCTGGCCTGCCTCTCcctatgcatgctgggtaatgtagtttttgtGTAACAGTTTGCCTACTGCCAAGGTTactgtaaaactacaatacccagcatgcaatgggactgaCTAGTGTAGAATGAAGCTCCCTATTTCCCCCTCTTTGCTGCTGTTCCAGCCTCTCCATCCCAaactccctgcactgccccctTCTTCCTGCTGCACCTGCTGTGTGATTGTACTACTGTGTCATGTgatgtgggggctgccattcgCTGCTGCACTTCCTCCCTAAACTAGAACTCTCAGGGTgccttggggctgctgggagttgtagtctaacatgcccatatgtatatcatgcctggggttaatgcaatattctgaatccatttcataCCTCCCTACAGTCCTGCTTTATATGGGGCAGCCCTGATGTCTGTCACCCAACCGGGGATCAGGATTCACttttgggggctcatttactaaccatcaattttttatgttttttaactcGATTCTGATTTTTATCAAAAAAGTCAAAGAGAAAAAACACGGCGACTTTCCAAGATTTACTTTGTCCCTAAATGGCTTCAAGAAATCACCagatttttgcagcaacttttccctgacacctttttttaaataaatattagacattcaggaaaacaaTTTTAGTCGAATTTGTAAATAATAGAAAAGAGAAATCAggatgttttagtaaatctgccccttgatgtcCCTTTTTCCGGCCAATTTAGCTGCAGTGGGGTAACTTTAGCAGAAGCAGATCCCATGGTCACAGTCCCCCCTCCCCAAATGATCCCCTATGTGCCGGCGGGAGGGGGATCCCAGGTGGGCAATTGAGCGGAAAGCAGAGCAGGGGGCGGGGAGTGGGCGGGGCAGCAGATAGCTGGGTGCTGGGCTCCTCTggagattttttgcaggggggcccagtgcacGATAGTTACGCCGCTGAGACTGTGACACAATTTCCTCACAGTATTtaaagcactgctgcctggagccCAAGGGATGGGGAGGTCTCACTGTTACAGGGAGGTCTCactgttatggggaggtctcatTGTTATGGGAAGGTCTCactgttatggggaggtctcactgttatggggaggtctcattgttatggggaggtctcgctgttatggggaggtctcattgttatggggaggtctcactgttatggggaggtctcatTGGTATGGGGAGGTCTCAttgttatggggaggtctcattgttatggggaggt
The genomic region above belongs to Xenopus tropicalis strain Nigerian chromosome 9, UCB_Xtro_10.0, whole genome shotgun sequence and contains:
- the znf782 gene encoding oocyte zinc finger protein XlCOF7.1-like isoform X2, whose product is MGMWEEASDPVMGKKDKNEERKERILNLTLEIIYLLTGEGYVIPKKKSPTVGLGALHAPGSVIQKENDKKILELISNIIQLLTGEVAIRCEDVSIYFSLEEWEYIKGNKALYREGIKEEEEPQQLRPLAACEYKDGSDVTAHTEATLCCNNDGNLTNPDVSPAEQPPPANGIKEEAASCEGGNQSDCSINPLTEQIQGTDTPTPIMGLNILEMKDNNYDKNSHQSPHKSEITKYISCGKYSCNENHKHFNSNRDFNKRRRTHTGEKPFSCSECGKGFSNQSNLKIHYKTHTGVKPFSCSECGKCFPDQSHLKTHQRTHTGEKPFSCSECGKCFSCQSSLNRHQKIHTREKPFSCSECGKCFSDQSLLKSHQRTHTGEKPFSCSECGKCFYCQANLNRHKRTHTGEKPFSCSECGKCFSDQSLLKTHERTHTGEKPFSCSVCGKCFYCQSNLNRHQRTHTGEKPFSCSECGKCFSDQSLLKIHQRTHTGEKQFSCSECGKCFSDQSLLKTHQRIHTGEKPFSCSVCGKCFYCQSNLNRHQRTHTQEKPFSCSECGKCFSDRSLLKTHQRIHTGEKLLSCSECGKFFFSQSSLIRHQRTHTGEKPFSCSECGRCFSMQRDLKLHSRTHAFVKNFSCSECGKFFPKQSELDCHKYVHTVEKPLNIPSQGRKT
- the znf782 gene encoding oocyte zinc finger protein XlCOF7.1-like isoform X1: MGKKDKNEERKERILNLTLEIIYLLTGEGYVIPKKKSPTVGLGALHAPGSVIQKENDKKILELISNIIQLLTGEVAIRCEDVSIYFSLEEWEYIKGNKALYREGIKEEEEPQQLRPLAEQPPPANGIKEEAASCEGGNQSDCSINPLTEQIQGTDTPTPIMGRSLNNSSAEDYKPVVIKEEASSWEEEKPLAEGTQGTDTATLMGRSLNSSGFPKDTASGTEEESDSWETDHNYCNINTEQPPGTDQSATTMGCSLNTNSPANYVSFVIKEEVATWEGEIQSYYRIHPLTEQIQGTDTPTPIMGCSLNNSSAEDYISVVIKEDKSSWEGGNQSDCSINPLKEQIQGTDTPTPIMGCSLNILEMKDNNYDKNSHQSPHKSEITKYISCGKYSCNENHKHFNSNRDFNKRRRTHTGEKPFSCSECGKGFSSKFHLDRHERTHTGEKPFSCSECGKCFSSKFHLDRHHRTHTGEKPFSCSECGKCFSDQSHLKTHQRIHTGEKPFSCSLCGKCFSDQSHLKTHQRIHTGEKPFSCSLCGKCFSDQSHLKTHQRTHTGEKPFSCSECGKCFSDQSDLNFHYRTHTGEKPFSCSESVKSFSDQSLLKIHHGIHTGEKPFHCIECGKCFSKQSDLDCHQRTHTGEKPFSCSECGEYFSDQSNLKIHYKTHTGVKPFSCSECGKCFPDQSHLKTHQRTHTGEKPFSCSECGKCFSCQSSLNRHQKIHTREKPFSCSECGKCFSDQSLLKSHQRTHTGEKPFSCSECGKCFYCQANLNRHKRTHTGEKPFSCSECGKCFSDQSLLKTHERTHTGEKPFSCSVCGKCFYCQSNLNRHQRTHTGEKPFSCSECGKCFSDQSLLKIHQRTHTGEKQFSCSECGKCFSDQSLLKTHQRIHTGEKPFSCSVCGKCFYCQSNLNRHQRTHTQEKPFSCSECGKCFSDRSLLKTHQRIHTGEKLLSCSECGKFFFSQSSLIRHQRTHTGEKPFSCSECGRCFSMQRDLKLHSRTHAFVKNFSCSECGKFFPKQSELDCHKYVHTVEKPLNIPSQGRKT